One genomic segment of Dromaius novaehollandiae isolate bDroNov1 chromosome 12, bDroNov1.hap1, whole genome shotgun sequence includes these proteins:
- the BHLHE40 gene encoding class E basic helix-loop-helix protein 40 isoform X2: MERLPAPPPLCLGKLPAREPAAPPGLDFAHMYQVYKPRRGLKRSDDAKETYKLPHRLIEKKRRDRINECIAQLKDLLPEHLKLTTLGHLEKAVVLELTLKHVKALTNLIEQQQQKIVALQSGLQAGDLSPRSLDSSQEMFRSGFQMCAKEMLQYLAKHEGGKELKGSQLAGHLHRLASEGLPAGRKPPAAPPQALGPREKSGCAAEGQGKNCVPVIQRTFAPSGGEQSGSDTDTDSGYGGELEKSDPKSEEPYFKKDTELRYAVQERIGSIKQETEDPPAKRTRMETPEDDGPFGGDALGPASGFLGAHAHQPPLCLPFYLIPPSATAYLPMLEKCWYPASVPVLYPSLPASAAALSGFVSPDKISPPLLMPQRLPSPAPAPSPLDSSALLQALKHIPPLNLETKD; the protein is encoded by the exons ATGGagcggctgcccgcgccgccgccgctctgccTGGGCAAGCTGCCCGCCCGcgagcccgccgcgccgcccgg GCTGGACTTCGCCCACATGTACCAGGTGTACAAGCCGCGCCGCGGGCTGAAGCGCAGCGACGACGCCAAG GAGACCTACAAGCTGCCGCACAGGCTGATCGAGAAGAAGAGGCGCGACCGCATCAACGAGTGCATCGCCCAGCTCAAGGACCTCCTGCCCGAGCACCTCAAGCTCACG ACGCTGGGGCACCTGGAGAAGGCGGTGGTTCTGGAGCTCACGCTGAAGCACGTGAAGGCGCTGACCAACCTCatcgagcagcagcagcagaagatcGTGGCGCTGCAGAGCGGCTTGCAAGCGG GCGACCTGTCCCCGAGGAGCCTCGACTCCAGCCAGGAGATGTTCCGCTCCGGCTTCCAGATGTGCGCCAAGGAGATGCTGCAGTACCTGGCCAAGCACGAGGGCGGCAAGGAGCTCAAGGGCTCCCAGCTGGCCGGCCACCTGCACCGGCTGGCCTCCGAGGGGCTGCCCGCCGGCCGcaagccccccgccgcccccccgcaggCGCTGGGCCCCAGGGAGAAGTCGGGCTGCGCGGCCGAGGGGCAGGGGAAGAACTGCGTGCCGGTGATACAGAGGACGTTTGCTCCCTCCGGCGGCGAGCAGAGCGGCAGCGACACGGACACGGACAGCGGCTACGGCGGGGAGCTGGAGAAAAGCGACCCCAAGTCGGAGGAGCCGTACTTTAAAAAGGACACGGAGCTGCGGTACGCCGTGCAGGAGAGGATCGGCTCCATTAAGCAGGAGACCGAGGACCCGCCGGCCAAAAGGACCCGGATGGAGACGCCCGAGGACGACGGCCCTTTCGGCGGCGACGCGCTCGGCCCCGCGAGCGGCTTCCTGGGCGCCCACGCGCACCAGCCGCCCCTGTGCCTGCCCTTCTACCTGATCCCGCCGTCCGCCACCGCCTACCTGCCCATGCTGGAGAAGTGCTGGTACCCGGCCTCCGTCCCCGTCCTCTACCCCAGCCTcccggcctccgccgccgcgcTCTCCGGCTTCGTGAGCCCGGACAAAATCTCCCCGCCGCTGCTGATGCCCCAGAGACTCccctcgccggccccggccccttcGCCCCTCGACTCCTCGGCGCTGCTTCAGGCCCTGAAGCACATCCCCCCCTTGAACTTGGAAACCAAAGACTGA
- the BHLHE40 gene encoding class E basic helix-loop-helix protein 40 isoform X1, whose amino-acid sequence MERLPAPPPLCLGKLPAREPAAPPGLDFAHMYQVYKPRRGLKRSDDAKETYKLPHRLIEKKRRDRINECIAQLKDLLPEHLKLTTLGHLEKAVVLELTLKHVKALTNLIEQQQQKIVALQSGLQAGCLGERSGATEHAADLELLSAAVSSGDLSPRSLDSSQEMFRSGFQMCAKEMLQYLAKHEGGKELKGSQLAGHLHRLASEGLPAGRKPPAAPPQALGPREKSGCAAEGQGKNCVPVIQRTFAPSGGEQSGSDTDTDSGYGGELEKSDPKSEEPYFKKDTELRYAVQERIGSIKQETEDPPAKRTRMETPEDDGPFGGDALGPASGFLGAHAHQPPLCLPFYLIPPSATAYLPMLEKCWYPASVPVLYPSLPASAAALSGFVSPDKISPPLLMPQRLPSPAPAPSPLDSSALLQALKHIPPLNLETKD is encoded by the exons ATGGagcggctgcccgcgccgccgccgctctgccTGGGCAAGCTGCCCGCCCGcgagcccgccgcgccgcccgg GCTGGACTTCGCCCACATGTACCAGGTGTACAAGCCGCGCCGCGGGCTGAAGCGCAGCGACGACGCCAAG GAGACCTACAAGCTGCCGCACAGGCTGATCGAGAAGAAGAGGCGCGACCGCATCAACGAGTGCATCGCCCAGCTCAAGGACCTCCTGCCCGAGCACCTCAAGCTCACG ACGCTGGGGCACCTGGAGAAGGCGGTGGTTCTGGAGCTCACGCTGAAGCACGTGAAGGCGCTGACCAACCTCatcgagcagcagcagcagaagatcGTGGCGCTGCAGAGCGGCTTGCAAGCGG GGTGCCTCGGAGAGCGTAGTGGAGCTACTGAGCACGCTGCTGATCTTGAACTTCTTTCCGCCGCTGTTTCCTCAGGCGACCTGTCCCCGAGGAGCCTCGACTCCAGCCAGGAGATGTTCCGCTCCGGCTTCCAGATGTGCGCCAAGGAGATGCTGCAGTACCTGGCCAAGCACGAGGGCGGCAAGGAGCTCAAGGGCTCCCAGCTGGCCGGCCACCTGCACCGGCTGGCCTCCGAGGGGCTGCCCGCCGGCCGcaagccccccgccgcccccccgcaggCGCTGGGCCCCAGGGAGAAGTCGGGCTGCGCGGCCGAGGGGCAGGGGAAGAACTGCGTGCCGGTGATACAGAGGACGTTTGCTCCCTCCGGCGGCGAGCAGAGCGGCAGCGACACGGACACGGACAGCGGCTACGGCGGGGAGCTGGAGAAAAGCGACCCCAAGTCGGAGGAGCCGTACTTTAAAAAGGACACGGAGCTGCGGTACGCCGTGCAGGAGAGGATCGGCTCCATTAAGCAGGAGACCGAGGACCCGCCGGCCAAAAGGACCCGGATGGAGACGCCCGAGGACGACGGCCCTTTCGGCGGCGACGCGCTCGGCCCCGCGAGCGGCTTCCTGGGCGCCCACGCGCACCAGCCGCCCCTGTGCCTGCCCTTCTACCTGATCCCGCCGTCCGCCACCGCCTACCTGCCCATGCTGGAGAAGTGCTGGTACCCGGCCTCCGTCCCCGTCCTCTACCCCAGCCTcccggcctccgccgccgcgcTCTCCGGCTTCGTGAGCCCGGACAAAATCTCCCCGCCGCTGCTGATGCCCCAGAGACTCccctcgccggccccggccccttcGCCCCTCGACTCCTCGGCGCTGCTTCAGGCCCTGAAGCACATCCCCCCCTTGAACTTGGAAACCAAAGACTGA